The stretch of DNA TTTAGTGCCCGGAATTAAAGTTAAAGATAGTGAATCTTTTGACGAAGCGTATAGACGATTTAAAAAACAATGTGATAGAAATCTTATTGTTACAGAAACTCGAGCTAGACGATTTTTTGAACCCATGACTGAAAAGCGTAAGAAACAAAAAATTAATGCGAAGAAAAAAGCTCTTAAAAAATTATATATGCTTAGAAGATACGAAGCAAGACTGTAGTCTTCTTTCCTTCTATGCTTCGGTATTATCCGATAAAAGGATTGCAGTTTTGCAATCCTTTTTTTTTGCTCAAAAATACTTATTTTAATACTCAAGCTTAACTATCCAGAAATAATATTATTATAAACAGTAAAAATTGAGAAGTATTTAAAAGAAGTGAAAAATAAAAGAGAAGAAAATTCTTCTCCTTATAGTTATTTAAATTTATTCTTATGCATTTTTGTTACTACTTTCTTCATCATATTCGCGATAAATCCAGTAACATAATATTTGTCATTTGCAAGCCCAATTGAAAACGACCCCCCTAAAGCAACTAATACACCAGCTGATTTAAAAGTAAAAGCATCTTTAGTATTGTTTAGAATTGAAGAAGCTACAAACTCTCCTGATTTAATTGCAATTTGTGCTGTGGGAGGATAGTATTTGCCATCAAGCTCCATTTCTCCTGCATCACCAATAACATAAACATCTTCTTCATCTTTTAAATGTAAAGATTCATTAAGTATATACTGATTCATTCTATTTACTTCATGTTCTTTAGAAGATGGAATTGTAATAGCTTTTACTCCACCTGTAAAAACAAAATAATCATAATCAATAACAACATCATTCATTAAATAAATTTTGTTTTCATCCACGTCTTTAATAAAAGATCCTAAGTGAATTTGAACACCTAAGTCTTCTAATCGTTTATGACAAGAAGAAACCAAACGTTCATCCATTCCAGGAAGTACTGTTTTCATTCCATCAACAATAATAATATTAAGTTCAAACTTACTTCTGTTAATATTTGATTCTTTAATTAAATTAGCCATTTCAGCTGCTATTTCAACACCTGAAAGTCCAGCTCCACCAATAGCCATATTGTAAACTGTTTTTTCATCACTGTCATTATTTTTAGCTTTTGCTAAAATATCAGAAAATGTTTTTTCCACTTCACTTGCTCTTTGTAAGGTTTTAATTCCTCTTGAGTATTTTTCAATATTAGGAACTTGTGGAGGAAAGTTTGTTAAAGAACCTGTTGCAATAATTAATTTATCGTAAGAAAATTCTTCATTTGCATCTGTAGTAATTGTTTTTTTGTCGGCATCAAAAGAAAGAACAGAGTTTTCATAAAACTTCACGTTTTTATTTAATCGTTCTATATATTCTTTTGTATTTGTTGTTACATCAGATTTCTTGTACACACTTGATACATAGCCATATGCTTCAACTTGAATGTAGTGATAAGCATTTTTATCAAATAATAAAACTTCGACATCACTTGAAGATGAAAGTTTTCTTGCAGCATAAAGACCTGCATAACTTGCACCCACTATAATAATTTTTCTCATATCTCGCCTTTAAATAAGTCTTTTTTCTATTTTGACTTATTCTATAATAATAATTTCATTTTATGTCAAAAATTTTCGTATTTTTCCAAATTT from Campylobacteraceae bacterium encodes:
- a CDS encoding 30S ribosomal protein S21 encodes the protein MPGIKVKDSESFDEAYRRFKKQCDRNLIVTETRARRFFEPMTEKRKKQKINAKKKALKKLYMLRRYEARL
- a CDS encoding FAD-dependent oxidoreductase, whose translation is MRKIIIVGASYAGLYAARKLSSSSDVEVLLFDKNAYHYIQVEAYGYVSSVYKKSDVTTNTKEYIERLNKNVKFYENSVLSFDADKKTITTDANEEFSYDKLIIATGSLTNFPPQVPNIEKYSRGIKTLQRASEVEKTFSDILAKAKNNDSDEKTVYNMAIGGAGLSGVEIAAEMANLIKESNINRSKFELNIIIVDGMKTVLPGMDERLVSSCHKRLEDLGVQIHLGSFIKDVDENKIYLMNDVVIDYDYFVFTGGVKAITIPSSKEHEVNRMNQYILNESLHLKDEEDVYVIGDAGEMELDGKYYPPTAQIAIKSGEFVASSILNNTKDAFTFKSAGVLVALGGSFSIGLANDKYYVTGFIANMMKKVVTKMHKNKFK